One Punica granatum isolate Tunisia-2019 chromosome 3, ASM765513v2, whole genome shotgun sequence genomic window carries:
- the LOC116200749 gene encoding cytochrome c-type biogenesis CcmH-like mitochondrial protein isoform X2, with amino-acid sequence MEDGEDEAKKAQVIDARARNISHNVRCTECGSQSIEDSQADIAILLRKLIRDEICAGKSDKDIYKKLEDDFGETVLYTPKFDYQTAALWLSSLLVAGGAVGVWAFQRHRQKTNVHVMALNLVRGVPLTRNERATMLDLLTPPPSHQGTQGSPFSWWKKWRGK; translated from the exons ATGGAGGATGGCGAGGATGAAGCGAAGAAGGCACAGGTGATCGATGCTCGTGCGAGGAACATCAGTCACAATGTCCGCTGCACTGAGTGTGGAAGCCAGTCGATTGAAGATTCACAGGCTGATATTGCTATTCTCCTCAGGAAG TTGATCCGCGATGAGATTTGTGCTGGAAAAAGTGACAAAGACATTTACAAGAAGCTTGAGGATGATTTTGGGGAGACCGTTCTTTATACCCCTAAGTTCGATTATCAGACTGCAGCTTTGTGGCTATCTTCG CTGCTGGTTGCTGGAGGTGCTGTGGGGGTATGGGCTTTCCAAAGGCACAGGCAGAAGACGAATGTCCACGTAATGGCGCTGAACCTTGTTAGAGGTGTTCCATTGACAAGGAATGAGAGAGCAACCATGCTTGATCTTCTCACTCCGCCTCCCTCGCATCAAGGAACTCAAGGAAGTCCCTTCTCCTGGTGGAAGAAGTGGCGAGGCAAATGA
- the LOC116200750 gene encoding protein PLANT CADMIUM RESISTANCE 8-like isoform X1, which produces MAKLEQIEPDGIVHQSAQPPPAAAVPQQGQTQIQSCYPGDVSICQGVGENIAVGNPWTTGLFDCQEHPRSAIMSTFLPCVTFGQIVEVLDAGEMSKSDVILNMPLGMYWALGGYIYLVMMPGLCSHWLMGSKYRAKLRRNYNLVEAPHTDVITHIFCPFCALSQEFRELKNRGHDPALGWKGIMAQQQAPNNGHLDISIPPQNQSMTR; this is translated from the exons ATGGCAAAGCTCGAGCAAATTGAGCCTGACGGGATTGTGCATCAATCTGCTCAGCCCCCGCCCGCAGCAGCAGTTCCACAACAAGGACAGACCCAGATTCAAAGCTGTTATCCTGGAGATGTTTCAATCTGTCAGGGAGTCGGTGAGAATATTGCTGTCGGGAATCCATGGACGACAGGGTTGTTCGACTGTCAAGAGCATCCAAGAAGTG CTATCATGTCAACTTTCTTACCCTGCGTGACCTTTGGACAGATAGTAGAGGTATTGGATGCTGGGGAGATGAGTAAGTCTGATGTAATCCTAAATATGCCACTTGGAATGT ATTGGGCATTGGGGGGATATATTTACTTAGTGATGATGCCGGGATTATGCTCGCACTGGCTGATGGGATCGAAGTACCGGGCGAAACTTAGGAGGAACTATAACTTGGTGGAAGCTCCTCACACTGACGTGATCACCCACATCTTCTGTCCCTTCTGTGCCCTTTCCCAAGAGTTTAGAGAACTCAAGAACAGAGGCCATGATCCTGCTCTAG GATGGAAAGGTATAATGGCTCAACAGCAGGCGCCCAATAATGGTCACCTGGACATTAGTATTCCTCCACAAAATCAATCCATGACTCGATGA
- the LOC116200750 gene encoding protein PLANT CADMIUM RESISTANCE 8-like isoform X2: MAKLEQIEPDGIVHQSAQPPPAAAVPQQGQTQIQSCYPGDVSICQGVGENIAVGNPWTTGLFDCQEHPRSAIMSTFLPCVTFGQIVEVLDAGEMNWALGGYIYLVMMPGLCSHWLMGSKYRAKLRRNYNLVEAPHTDVITHIFCPFCALSQEFRELKNRGHDPALGWKGIMAQQQAPNNGHLDISIPPQNQSMTR, encoded by the exons ATGGCAAAGCTCGAGCAAATTGAGCCTGACGGGATTGTGCATCAATCTGCTCAGCCCCCGCCCGCAGCAGCAGTTCCACAACAAGGACAGACCCAGATTCAAAGCTGTTATCCTGGAGATGTTTCAATCTGTCAGGGAGTCGGTGAGAATATTGCTGTCGGGAATCCATGGACGACAGGGTTGTTCGACTGTCAAGAGCATCCAAGAAGTG CTATCATGTCAACTTTCTTACCCTGCGTGACCTTTGGACAGATAGTAGAGGTATTGGATGCTGGGGAGATGA ATTGGGCATTGGGGGGATATATTTACTTAGTGATGATGCCGGGATTATGCTCGCACTGGCTGATGGGATCGAAGTACCGGGCGAAACTTAGGAGGAACTATAACTTGGTGGAAGCTCCTCACACTGACGTGATCACCCACATCTTCTGTCCCTTCTGTGCCCTTTCCCAAGAGTTTAGAGAACTCAAGAACAGAGGCCATGATCCTGCTCTAG GATGGAAAGGTATAATGGCTCAACAGCAGGCGCCCAATAATGGTCACCTGGACATTAGTATTCCTCCACAAAATCAATCCATGACTCGATGA
- the LOC116201207 gene encoding acyl-coenzyme A thioesterase 13 — MEEKQTPRLKESLKWLADLSEGANKTAEFDFLNLQGLRIVRAREGYLLCNFVLPSRLSDGDGNWEAGAMATLIDDVGSVVVVTATGTVKATLDLSISYISPAKVQEEIEIEAKVVGPKGKLALVVVEVKRKADAKLIAIAQQWMASIGLTTSQLSKL, encoded by the exons ATGGAAGAAAAGCAAACTCCGAGGCTGAAGGAATCCCTGAAATGGCTGGCCGATTTGTCAGAGGGAGCCAACAAGACGGCGGAGTTCGACTTCCTCAATCTGCAGGGACTCCGAATCGTCCGGGCCCGGGAGGGTTATCTCCTCTGCAACTTCGTCCTGCCCTCTCGATTATCA GATGGAGATGGGAATTGGGAGGCCGGAGCTATGGCGACATTGATCGATGATGTGGGATCGGTGGTAGTGGTCACGGCGACGGGTACGGTGAAGGCCACCCTTGACTTGAGCATATCCTACATCTCCCCGGCTAAGGTTCAG GAGGAGATTGAGATAGAGGCAAAAGTGGTAGGACCAAAGGGGAAGCTCGCATTAGTAGTGGTGGAGGTTAAGAGAAAAGCTGATGCCAAATTGATTGCCATCGCCCAGCAATGGATGGCCTCTATCGGTTTGACTACTTCTCAACTCAGTAAGCTTTGA